AGTCTATTTTCCGTTTCCCTAATAAATAAGGAACATAAAGAGAACGGTATGACTATTGCAAGGAATATAAAGATAGTGTTTTTTCTGCTCATGTTTCCCTTCTGTTGCGCCATTGCGCAAGAGGAATATACTTGGGAACTGGGAGGAGCCATTGGAGGAAGTTTTTATATGGGAGATGCGAATAGCAGTACCCTGTTTAAGAACACAGGAATAGCGGGAGGTTTCATTGCCCGATACTTACTGAATCCACACATGGCTATAAAAGGTAACCTGACAGCCGGCAGGATTTCCGGCGACACGAGAGATTTCAAAAATGCGTATCCCAATGAAGAGTATGCCACCTTCAAACGGACTATATTCGATTTAGGAGCGCAATTTGAATATAACTTTTTGGGATATGGTATTGGTAACACGTACCGGGGTGACCGTCGGTTTACACCTTATATATTAGGTGGATTAGGTTTTACGTTTGCACCAAAACCTGTAAAGACGATCTTTACAATGAACATTCCTATTGGAGTGGGAGTAAAATACAAAGCAACCCCGCGCATCAATATAGGATGTGAGTTTACGATGCGGTTCAGTCTTAGCGATC
This window of the Bacteroides intestinalis DSM 17393 genome carries:
- the porG gene encoding type IX secretion system protein PorG gives rise to the protein MTIARNIKIVFFLLMFPFCCAIAQEEYTWELGGAIGGSFYMGDANSSTLFKNTGIAGGFIARYLLNPHMAIKGNLTAGRISGDTRDFKNAYPNEEYATFKRTIFDLGAQFEYNFLGYGIGNTYRGDRRFTPYILGGLGFTFAPKPVKTIFTMNIPIGVGVKYKATPRINIGCEFTMRFSLSDQLDVTQREGLQLEDPYQIKGKGWKNKDSYAFTVFFITYDLFPRCKECNN